Proteins from one Sylvia atricapilla isolate bSylAtr1 chromosome 1, bSylAtr1.pri, whole genome shotgun sequence genomic window:
- the NKTR gene encoding NK-tumor recognition protein isoform X3: MGVQDRPQCFFEIEINREPVGRIMFQLFSDICPKTCKNFLCLCSGEKGIGKTTGKKLCYKGTTFHRVVKNFMIQGGDFSEGNGKGGESIYGGYFKDENFILKHDRAFLLSMANRGKHTNGSQFFITTKPAPHLDGVHVVFGLVISGFEVIEQIENLKTDTASRPYADVRVIDCGVLVTRSAKDALEKKKKVCSDSEASESSSSASSSSESSSESEAENERSRRRKRKRRAKTKQSRKRRKEERKKEDPRCKRTSSQRRSLSDKSDVADKVDLSTKRDKPVVRPEEIPPVPENRFLLRRDVPVVNVEPEPKLLDAAPVLTDQKPSVSKSGRKIKGRGTIRYHTPPRSRSCSESDDDESSETPPHWKEEMQRLRTYRAPSGEKWSKGDKLSDPCTSRWDERSASRRSRSWSHNGYADLSTVRYSSHHKKHRKEKKKVKHKKKSKKQKHFKKHKQTKKKKTSASSDVESSHSFHRRTKPSCDRERKSRSSSLSSRRSSRRDWSKSDKEDQSLSSLSSRGSRSYYRSRSRSRSKSRSYSRRSSRSRSASKSSRSRSRSRSSSNPRQQKTVPPSPRNISARLTDTKLAKTAEPVRAVILPSDKVIVPPVVPENLPVIPLSDSPPPSRWKPGQKPWKPSYERIQEMKAKTTHLIPTQTNYSLVVVKEANTSSSYRKQERSSESDRSGYSKGRSDRSSESWQRSRSRSSRSRSYSRSYSRSRSPSSSRTKSPSSGRSPSPSKYRSDRSGYSESTSDYSLSDEDRHRNKRKSTSSDPKARGLKLRQETSSESTLPYKHPKDYDESSQGLKESDSLSSSDFSSDSEHSAKAKAVQEKDGHFPLEGDAEKQDKNSLSSERREEKAKGERDSDHSKKKAAKEKCSEQPRGGAKTKRKSYSGSKWDSESNSERGEAKHNRGDSRLSSGKEEGEATSGSDTELSVTKRIKKQSNSSEGFLGSDCTWKTSKQLSSSESESSCSSSADTRGKSKKHKHGLKKTPKKSHSKKAKEKSKGKKEKKHKIQKRKEMFHWQPPLEFGEEEDDEINEKPVTKDDKKEKQLSRDIKDKKQVYEKDEIVTDKMGNGEKSSVNENLLDKNTTCEASPDRSNLNKEPIETSTSASILNSGINVAACKSEIKQAEENNQNGLEDVIQTDDNMEICTPDRNSPGKVDVDVLSPVVLTAKPLSADVKKELQVETPEQDAVKLGNNIRDFVNIKEEKETGRQENNSAPVSGAKDCSLKSEISENTPSNMIDNKWKPLQGAGNLKPAAISTTTEVKTVVSAPEPKPAGLRIEIKAKNKVRPGSLFDEVRKTARLNRRPRNQESSSEEESPSRDDNSPSRSLSRSRSKSESKSRHRTRSISYSHSRSRSRSSTYSYRSRSYSRSRSRGWYSRDRSRSRSSSYHSYKSRSRSYSRSRSRSSSYGHHSRSRSYTYDSYYSRSRSRSKRSDSYRRSRSYDRRSRSYGSDSDSDRSYSNNRSPSESSRYS, encoded by the exons aacaacaaaacctgCTCCTCATCTCGATGG cGTGCACGTTGTCTTTGGACTGGTTATTTCTGGGTTTGAAGTGATAGAACAGATAGAAAATCTCAAAACGGACACAGCGAGCAGGCCCTACGCAGACGTCCGGGTCATTGACTGCGGGGTGCTGGTCACCAGGTCAGCTAAAGATG CtttggagaagaagaagaaggttTGCTCTGACTCAGAAGCCTCAGAGTCCTCCTCCAGTGCATCCAGCTCTTCAGAATCCTCATCTGAGAGTGAGGCTGAGAAtgaaaggagcaggagaagaaagaggaaaagaagagctAAGACCAAACAGTCCAGGAAAcgaaggaaggaggagaggaagaaagaggatcCAAGGTGCAAGCGAACCTCAAGCCAAAGACG CAGCCTTTCTGACAAGAGCGATGTCGCAGACAAAGTCGACCTTAGCACAAAGCGGGACAAGCCCGTGGTACGTCCTGAAGAAATCCCCCCAGTGcctgaaaatagatttttgctCAGAAGAGATGTGCCTGTTGTCAATGTAGAGCCTGAACC GAAGCTTCTTGATGCTGCTCCAGTTCTGACTGACCAGAAACCATCAGTCTCTAAATCCGGACgaaaaattaaaggaagagGCACAATA CGCTATCACaccccgccgcgctcccgctCCTGCTCCGAGTCCGACGACGACGAGAGCAGCGAGACCCCTCCCCACTGGAAGGAGGAGATGCAGAGGCTGCGCACCTACCGAGCACCCAGCGGGGAGAAGTGGAGCAAAGGAGACAA gttGAGTGACCCCTGTACAAGCAGGTGGGACGAGAGAAGCGCATCCCGGAGATCCAGGTCTTGGTCCCATAACGGTTATGCTGATCTAAGCACTGTGAGATACTCCAGCCATCACAAGAAgcacaggaaagagaagaagaaagtgaagcataaaaagaaatctaaaaagcagaagcatttcAAGAAGCACAAGCAAacgaagaaaaagaaaacatcagccTCCTCAGATGTAGAATCCTCTCATTCCTTCCACAGGAGGACAAAACCGTCTTGTGATCGTGAGAGGAAATCTCGTTCTTCCTCATTGTCTTCCAGGCGTTCATCCAGGAGAGACTGGTCTAAATCTGATAAGGAAGACCAGAGCTTGTCATCTTTATCAAGTAGAGGGTCACGATCGTACTACAGGTCCAGATCCAGGTCTAGATCTAAATCAAGATCTTACTCCAGAAGAAGTTCTAGATCAAGATCAGCCTCTAAATCATCACGATCTCGAAGTAGGTCACGGTCAAGTTCTAACCCCAGGCAGCAAAAGACTGTTCCCCCCTCTCCACGGAATATTTCAGCACGGTTAACGGACACTAAGTTGGCCAAGACTGCTGAGCCTGTCCGAGCAGTGATACTGCCCAGTGACAAGGTTATCGTGCCACCAGTTGTCCCAGAAAACCTCCCTGTCATACCCTTAAGTGACAGTCCTCCGCCCTCAAGGTGGAAACCTGGGCAGAAACCTTGGAAGCCATCGTATGAGCGAATTCAGGAGATGAAAGCTAAAACAACCCACTTAATTCCCACCCAAACTAATTACAGTTTAGTAGTCGTTAAGGAGGCCAACACTTCATCCTCCTATCGcaagcaggagaggagctccGAGAGCGATCGGAGCGGTTATTCCAAAGGCCGCAGTGACAGGAGCTCGGAGAGCTGGCAGAGGTCCAGGAGCAGGTCCTCTCGAAGCCGGTCATACTCCAGATCTTACTCAAGGTCTAGAAGCCCATCGAGCTCGAGGACAAAATCTCCTTCTTCTGGCAGATCACCGTCCCCGAGTAAATACCGCAGCGACAGGTCGGGGTACAGCGAGTCCACATCTGACTATTCCCTCAGCGATGAGGACAGGCacaggaacaaaaggaaatccACATCCAGCGATCCCAAAGCTCGGGGCCTCAAACTGAGGCAGGAAACGAGCTCGGAAAGCACTTTGCCTTACAAGCATCCAAAGGACTACGATGAGTCTTCCCAAGGGTTGAAGGAGAGTGACAGTTTGTCATCCTCAGACTTCTCCTCCGACAGCGAGCACTCTGCCAAAGCCAAAGCAGTCCAAGAAAAAGATGGTCACTTTCCATTAGAAGGAGATGCTGagaaacaggataaaaataGCTTAAGTTcagagagaagggaggagaaagccAAGGGTGAGCGGGATTCTGATCACTCGAAAAAGAAAGCAGCTAAGGAGAAATGCTCGGAGCAGCCCAGAGGTGGTGCAAAAACGAAACGCAAATCCTACTCAGGTAGCAAATGGGACTCGGAGTCGAATTCTGAAAGAGGAGAGGCAAAGCATAATAGGGGGGATTCCAGACTCTCCTCtgggaaagaagaaggagagGCCACCTCAGGGTCTGACACTGAGCTTAGTGTTAccaaaaggataaaaaaacaATCCAATTCCTCAGAGGGCTTTTTGGGCTCTGACTGCACGTGGAAGACAAGCAAACAGTTGTCATCTTCTGAATCTGAGAGTTCTTGTTCCAGCTCAGCAGACACTCGAGGCAAGTCGAAAAAACACAAGCATGGGTTGAAAAAGACTCCTAAAAAATCACATtccaaaaaagcaaaggaaaaatcgaaaggcaaaaaggagaaaaaacacaaaatccagaaaagaaaagaaatgtttcattgGCAGCCCCCCCTTGAGTTTGGGGAAGAAGAGGACGATGAGATAAATGAAAAGCCGGTTACTAAGgatgataaaaaagaaaagcagcttagCAGGGACATAAAGGATAAAAAACAAGTTTATGAAAAGGATGAAATAGTCACAGATAAAATGGGAAATGGTGAAAAGTCGAGTGTGAATGAAAACCTTTTAGATAAAAACACCACATGTGAGGCCTCGCCAGATCGCAGCAACCTTAATAAAGAGCCCATTGAAACAAGCACTTCAGCCAGTATTTTAAACTCAGGAATAAACGTGGCTGCCTGCAAGAGTGAGATTAAacaagctgaagaaaataacCAGAATGGGCTGGAAGATGTTATTCAGACAGATGACAACATGGAGATTTGTACTCCAGATCGTAACTCGCCGGGGAAGGTGGATGTGGATGTTTTGTCTCCTGTCGTTCTCACTGCTAAACCTTTAAGTGCTGATGTAAAAAAAGAGTTACAGGTTGAGACCCCTGAGCAAGATGCTGTCAAACTGGGAAACAACATAAGAGACTTCGTTaatattaaagaagaaaaagaaacgGGGAGGCAAGAAAATAACTCTGCCCCTGTGTCTGGTGCTAAAGACTGTagtttaaaaagtgaaatttctgaaaatactcCAAGCAATATGATAGATAATAAATGGAAGCCTTTGCAAGGTGCTGGTAACTTAAAACCAGCAGCAATTAGTACGACCACAGAAGTTAAAACTGTAGTATCAGCACCGGAGCCTAAACCAGCAGGTTTAAgaattgaaataaaagcaaaaaataaagtaagGCCTGGGTCTCTTTTTGATGAAGTGAGGAAAACAGCTCGGCTAAATCGTCGGCCAAGGAACCAAGAAAGTTCCAGTGAGGAGGAATCTCCAAGCAGAGATGACAACAGCCCTTCCAGGAGTCTCAGCAGGTCACGAAGTAAATCTGAGTCTAAATCCAGACACAGAACAAGGTCCATATCCTACAGTCACTCGAGAAGTCGATCCAGAAGTTCTACATACTCATATAG GTCCAGGAGCTACTCGAGGAGCCGGAGCCGGGGCTGGTACAGCAGAGATCGCTCCAGGAGCCGCAGCAGCTCCTACCACAGCTACAAGAGCCGCAG TCGGAGCTACAGCAGGAGCCGATCCAGGAGCAGTTCCTATGGTCACCACAGTCGATCCAG GTCCTACACCTATGACAGTTACTACAGCAGGAGCCggagcaggagcaagaggaGCGACAGCTACCGGAGATCTCGGAGCTACGACCGGAGATCCAG GTCCTACGGTTCTGACAGCGACAGCGACCGCAGCTACTCCAACAACAGGAGCCCCAGTGAGAGCAGCAGATACAGCTGA
- the NKTR gene encoding NK-tumor recognition protein isoform X4: MGVQDRPQCFFEIEINREPVGRIMFQLFSDICPKTCKNFLCLCSGEKGIGKTTGKKLCYKGTTFHRVVKNFMIQGGDFSEGNGKGGESIYGGYFKDENFILKHDRAFLLSMANRGKHTNGSQFFITTKPAPHLDGVHVVFGLVISGFEVIEQIENLKTDTASRPYADVRVIDCGVLVTRSAKDALEKKKKVCSDSEASESSSSASSSSESSSESEAENERSRRRKRKRRAKTKQSRKRRKEERKKEDPRCKRTSSQRRLSDKSDVADKVDLSTKRDKPVVRPEEIPPVPENRFLLRRDVPVVNVEPEPKLLDAAPVLTDQKPSVSKSGRKIKGRGTIRYHTPPRSRSCSESDDDESSETPPHWKEEMQRLRTYRAPSGEKWSKGDKLSDPCTSRWDERSASRRSRSWSHNGYADLSTVRYSSHHKKHRKEKKKVKHKKKSKKQKHFKKHKQTKKKKTSASSDVESSHSFHRRTKPSCDRERKSRSSSLSSRRSSRRDWSKSDKEDQSLSSLSSRGSRSYYRSRSRSRSKSRSYSRRSSRSRSASKSSRSRSRSRSSSNPRQQKTVPPSPRNISARLTDTKLAKTAEPVRAVILPSDKVIVPPVVPENLPVIPLSDSPPPSRWKPGQKPWKPSYERIQEMKAKTTHLIPTQTNYSLVVVKEANTSSSYRKQERSSESDRSGYSKGRSDRSSESWQRSRSRSSRSRSYSRSYSRSRSPSSSRTKSPSSGRSPSPSKYRSDRSGYSESTSDYSLSDEDRHRNKRKSTSSDPKARGLKLRQETSSESTLPYKHPKDYDESSQGLKESDSLSSSDFSSDSEHSAKAKAVQEKDGHFPLEGDAEKQDKNSLSSERREEKAKGERDSDHSKKKAAKEKCSEQPRGGAKTKRKSYSGSKWDSESNSERGEAKHNRGDSRLSSGKEEGEATSGSDTELSVTKRIKKQSNSSEGFLGSDCTWKTSKQLSSSESESSCSSSADTRGKSKKHKHGLKKTPKKSHSKKAKEKSKGKKEKKHKIQKRKEMFHWQPPLEFGEEEDDEINEKPVTKDDKKEKQLSRDIKDKKQVYEKDEIVTDKMGNGEKSSVNENLLDKNTTCEASPDRSNLNKEPIETSTSASILNSGINVAACKSEIKQAEENNQNGLEDVIQTDDNMEICTPDRNSPGKVDVDVLSPVVLTAKPLSADVKKELQVETPEQDAVKLGNNIRDFVNIKEEKETGRQENNSAPVSGAKDCSLKSEISENTPSNMIDNKWKPLQGAGNLKPAAISTTTEVKTVVSAPEPKPAGLRIEIKAKNKVRPGSLFDEVRKTARLNRRPRNQESSSEEESPSRDDNSPSRSLSRSRSKSESKSRHRTRSISYSHSRSRSRSSTYSYRSRSYSRSRSRGWYSRDRSRSRSSSYHSYKSRSRSYSRSRSRSSSYGHHSRSRSYTYDSYYSRSRSRSKRSDSYRRSRSYDRRSRSYGSDSDSDRSYSNNRSPSESSRYS; this comes from the exons aacaacaaaacctgCTCCTCATCTCGATGG cGTGCACGTTGTCTTTGGACTGGTTATTTCTGGGTTTGAAGTGATAGAACAGATAGAAAATCTCAAAACGGACACAGCGAGCAGGCCCTACGCAGACGTCCGGGTCATTGACTGCGGGGTGCTGGTCACCAGGTCAGCTAAAGATG CtttggagaagaagaagaaggttTGCTCTGACTCAGAAGCCTCAGAGTCCTCCTCCAGTGCATCCAGCTCTTCAGAATCCTCATCTGAGAGTGAGGCTGAGAAtgaaaggagcaggagaagaaagaggaaaagaagagctAAGACCAAACAGTCCAGGAAAcgaaggaaggaggagaggaagaaagaggatcCAAGGTGCAAGCGAACCTCAAGCCAAAGACG CCTTTCTGACAAGAGCGATGTCGCAGACAAAGTCGACCTTAGCACAAAGCGGGACAAGCCCGTGGTACGTCCTGAAGAAATCCCCCCAGTGcctgaaaatagatttttgctCAGAAGAGATGTGCCTGTTGTCAATGTAGAGCCTGAACC GAAGCTTCTTGATGCTGCTCCAGTTCTGACTGACCAGAAACCATCAGTCTCTAAATCCGGACgaaaaattaaaggaagagGCACAATA CGCTATCACaccccgccgcgctcccgctCCTGCTCCGAGTCCGACGACGACGAGAGCAGCGAGACCCCTCCCCACTGGAAGGAGGAGATGCAGAGGCTGCGCACCTACCGAGCACCCAGCGGGGAGAAGTGGAGCAAAGGAGACAA gttGAGTGACCCCTGTACAAGCAGGTGGGACGAGAGAAGCGCATCCCGGAGATCCAGGTCTTGGTCCCATAACGGTTATGCTGATCTAAGCACTGTGAGATACTCCAGCCATCACAAGAAgcacaggaaagagaagaagaaagtgaagcataaaaagaaatctaaaaagcagaagcatttcAAGAAGCACAAGCAAacgaagaaaaagaaaacatcagccTCCTCAGATGTAGAATCCTCTCATTCCTTCCACAGGAGGACAAAACCGTCTTGTGATCGTGAGAGGAAATCTCGTTCTTCCTCATTGTCTTCCAGGCGTTCATCCAGGAGAGACTGGTCTAAATCTGATAAGGAAGACCAGAGCTTGTCATCTTTATCAAGTAGAGGGTCACGATCGTACTACAGGTCCAGATCCAGGTCTAGATCTAAATCAAGATCTTACTCCAGAAGAAGTTCTAGATCAAGATCAGCCTCTAAATCATCACGATCTCGAAGTAGGTCACGGTCAAGTTCTAACCCCAGGCAGCAAAAGACTGTTCCCCCCTCTCCACGGAATATTTCAGCACGGTTAACGGACACTAAGTTGGCCAAGACTGCTGAGCCTGTCCGAGCAGTGATACTGCCCAGTGACAAGGTTATCGTGCCACCAGTTGTCCCAGAAAACCTCCCTGTCATACCCTTAAGTGACAGTCCTCCGCCCTCAAGGTGGAAACCTGGGCAGAAACCTTGGAAGCCATCGTATGAGCGAATTCAGGAGATGAAAGCTAAAACAACCCACTTAATTCCCACCCAAACTAATTACAGTTTAGTAGTCGTTAAGGAGGCCAACACTTCATCCTCCTATCGcaagcaggagaggagctccGAGAGCGATCGGAGCGGTTATTCCAAAGGCCGCAGTGACAGGAGCTCGGAGAGCTGGCAGAGGTCCAGGAGCAGGTCCTCTCGAAGCCGGTCATACTCCAGATCTTACTCAAGGTCTAGAAGCCCATCGAGCTCGAGGACAAAATCTCCTTCTTCTGGCAGATCACCGTCCCCGAGTAAATACCGCAGCGACAGGTCGGGGTACAGCGAGTCCACATCTGACTATTCCCTCAGCGATGAGGACAGGCacaggaacaaaaggaaatccACATCCAGCGATCCCAAAGCTCGGGGCCTCAAACTGAGGCAGGAAACGAGCTCGGAAAGCACTTTGCCTTACAAGCATCCAAAGGACTACGATGAGTCTTCCCAAGGGTTGAAGGAGAGTGACAGTTTGTCATCCTCAGACTTCTCCTCCGACAGCGAGCACTCTGCCAAAGCCAAAGCAGTCCAAGAAAAAGATGGTCACTTTCCATTAGAAGGAGATGCTGagaaacaggataaaaataGCTTAAGTTcagagagaagggaggagaaagccAAGGGTGAGCGGGATTCTGATCACTCGAAAAAGAAAGCAGCTAAGGAGAAATGCTCGGAGCAGCCCAGAGGTGGTGCAAAAACGAAACGCAAATCCTACTCAGGTAGCAAATGGGACTCGGAGTCGAATTCTGAAAGAGGAGAGGCAAAGCATAATAGGGGGGATTCCAGACTCTCCTCtgggaaagaagaaggagagGCCACCTCAGGGTCTGACACTGAGCTTAGTGTTAccaaaaggataaaaaaacaATCCAATTCCTCAGAGGGCTTTTTGGGCTCTGACTGCACGTGGAAGACAAGCAAACAGTTGTCATCTTCTGAATCTGAGAGTTCTTGTTCCAGCTCAGCAGACACTCGAGGCAAGTCGAAAAAACACAAGCATGGGTTGAAAAAGACTCCTAAAAAATCACATtccaaaaaagcaaaggaaaaatcgaaaggcaaaaaggagaaaaaacacaaaatccagaaaagaaaagaaatgtttcattgGCAGCCCCCCCTTGAGTTTGGGGAAGAAGAGGACGATGAGATAAATGAAAAGCCGGTTACTAAGgatgataaaaaagaaaagcagcttagCAGGGACATAAAGGATAAAAAACAAGTTTATGAAAAGGATGAAATAGTCACAGATAAAATGGGAAATGGTGAAAAGTCGAGTGTGAATGAAAACCTTTTAGATAAAAACACCACATGTGAGGCCTCGCCAGATCGCAGCAACCTTAATAAAGAGCCCATTGAAACAAGCACTTCAGCCAGTATTTTAAACTCAGGAATAAACGTGGCTGCCTGCAAGAGTGAGATTAAacaagctgaagaaaataacCAGAATGGGCTGGAAGATGTTATTCAGACAGATGACAACATGGAGATTTGTACTCCAGATCGTAACTCGCCGGGGAAGGTGGATGTGGATGTTTTGTCTCCTGTCGTTCTCACTGCTAAACCTTTAAGTGCTGATGTAAAAAAAGAGTTACAGGTTGAGACCCCTGAGCAAGATGCTGTCAAACTGGGAAACAACATAAGAGACTTCGTTaatattaaagaagaaaaagaaacgGGGAGGCAAGAAAATAACTCTGCCCCTGTGTCTGGTGCTAAAGACTGTagtttaaaaagtgaaatttctgaaaatactcCAAGCAATATGATAGATAATAAATGGAAGCCTTTGCAAGGTGCTGGTAACTTAAAACCAGCAGCAATTAGTACGACCACAGAAGTTAAAACTGTAGTATCAGCACCGGAGCCTAAACCAGCAGGTTTAAgaattgaaataaaagcaaaaaataaagtaagGCCTGGGTCTCTTTTTGATGAAGTGAGGAAAACAGCTCGGCTAAATCGTCGGCCAAGGAACCAAGAAAGTTCCAGTGAGGAGGAATCTCCAAGCAGAGATGACAACAGCCCTTCCAGGAGTCTCAGCAGGTCACGAAGTAAATCTGAGTCTAAATCCAGACACAGAACAAGGTCCATATCCTACAGTCACTCGAGAAGTCGATCCAGAAGTTCTACATACTCATATAG GTCCAGGAGCTACTCGAGGAGCCGGAGCCGGGGCTGGTACAGCAGAGATCGCTCCAGGAGCCGCAGCAGCTCCTACCACAGCTACAAGAGCCGCAG TCGGAGCTACAGCAGGAGCCGATCCAGGAGCAGTTCCTATGGTCACCACAGTCGATCCAG GTCCTACACCTATGACAGTTACTACAGCAGGAGCCggagcaggagcaagaggaGCGACAGCTACCGGAGATCTCGGAGCTACGACCGGAGATCCAG GTCCTACGGTTCTGACAGCGACAGCGACCGCAGCTACTCCAACAACAGGAGCCCCAGTGAGAGCAGCAGATACAGCTGA